Proteins from one Chloroherpetonaceae bacterium genomic window:
- the mce gene encoding methylmalonyl-CoA epimerase — protein sequence MVKRIDHIAIAVKSIAETLSTYKMLIDEGVAHVSEEVVEAQKVKVAFLTIGDTKIEFLEPLSPESTVAKFLEKRGEGLHHLALETTDIHQEVTRIGSKGFEVLNEPRPGAEGKVVSFINPKGTSRVLIELVGDPR from the coding sequence ATGGTAAAAAGAATTGATCATATCGCGATAGCAGTGAAAAGCATTGCTGAAACACTTTCAACCTACAAAATGCTCATCGATGAAGGCGTGGCTCATGTCAGTGAAGAGGTCGTTGAAGCTCAAAAAGTTAAAGTGGCTTTTTTGACCATTGGCGATACAAAAATCGAATTTCTTGAACCACTTTCACCGGAAAGTACGGTTGCAAAATTTTTAGAAAAAAGAGGTGAAGGGCTTCATCACCTTGCTTTGGAGACAACCGATATCCATCAAGAAGTGACACGAATTGGAAGTAAAGGATTTGAAGTACTAAATGAACCACGCCCGGGTGCTGAAGGAAAAGTCGTTAGTTTTATTAATCCGAAAGGGACAAGCCGGGTTTTGATTGAATTGGTTGGCGATCCAAGGTAA
- a CDS encoding tetratricopeptide repeat protein, with translation MNLYSHLLLMRSQRVYFSVLIFFIYTFTPLFAQESLETKLQTGKLLLDRNAFQEAIQVYSETLLRDSSVVEAYLKRGFAKQRIMDSLGALEDFNQAIRLKPESADGYFYRGVFYLERASYFASLADFVRASKHQPNNPNIWYYQGFLNALIGDHSIAIENFKKTISLSPDFTGVYFELGLSLLKLLQYDEAYVAFETANQKKTDAENYLYLGLICYGQKRYEESIQNISEAIRLKRRDVYFYHRAMSKIRLKKIFSALPDLDSAIILNPRYAVAYFYRGSVKIEMKLINEACKDFVESRLLGYVAAETLLDEYCSSEGNPIVSNSSSSSSTNELKDGEYIVRADPAAFQEAVAISKKITKLGFNVVSNASIALTNGNIGLARSRQAESVLITPDLCNSFMLNTMRSGQITLACLNYILKQQALVMRDSTVSEISLEINQRVQEFEYMGIGTGQDSNFARRRELLGEINSFLLRLDGYLKKLNTISGSGAVPKK, from the coding sequence CGTTCTCAACGCGTTTATTTTTCGGTTCTGATTTTTTTCATTTACACCTTCACTCCGTTATTTGCTCAAGAGTCGCTTGAGACAAAACTTCAAACAGGGAAATTGCTTCTTGATAGAAATGCTTTTCAGGAAGCAATTCAGGTATATTCGGAAACTCTCTTAAGAGATAGCAGCGTTGTAGAGGCTTACCTGAAAAGGGGCTTCGCCAAACAGCGGATTATGGATTCACTTGGCGCACTTGAGGATTTTAACCAAGCCATTCGATTAAAGCCCGAATCTGCAGATGGCTACTTTTACCGCGGTGTTTTCTATCTCGAACGAGCCTCCTACTTTGCTTCATTAGCCGACTTTGTAAGAGCCTCAAAGCATCAACCCAACAACCCAAATATTTGGTACTATCAAGGTTTTCTTAATGCTCTTATTGGAGACCACTCGATCGCTATTGAAAATTTTAAGAAAACGATTTCTCTCTCTCCCGATTTCACCGGCGTTTATTTTGAATTAGGACTCTCTTTGCTAAAGCTATTGCAGTATGACGAAGCCTACGTTGCCTTTGAAACCGCAAACCAAAAAAAAACTGATGCGGAGAATTACCTTTATCTTGGGTTAATTTGTTATGGACAAAAACGGTATGAAGAGTCTATTCAGAATATCTCAGAAGCCATTCGATTAAAACGGCGAGATGTGTACTTTTATCATCGAGCGATGTCTAAAATCAGGCTAAAAAAAATATTCTCCGCTCTACCCGATCTTGACAGTGCCATCATCTTAAACCCCCGCTATGCCGTCGCATATTTTTACAGAGGAAGTGTCAAAATTGAAATGAAATTGATAAACGAGGCCTGTAAAGATTTTGTAGAATCTCGTCTTTTAGGGTATGTCGCCGCTGAAACTCTGCTTGATGAATATTGCAGTTCAGAGGGAAACCCTATTGTCTCGAATTCATCATCAAGCTCTTCAACCAATGAATTAAAGGATGGCGAATATATTGTTCGTGCAGATCCTGCGGCATTTCAAGAAGCCGTTGCGATTTCGAAAAAGATTACAAAACTTGGTTTCAATGTTGTTTCAAATGCATCAATTGCCCTAACCAATGGAAATATCGGTTTAGCACGATCCCGGCAGGCGGAAAGTGTTTTAATCACACCCGATCTTTGCAATTCATTTATGCTAAACACGATGAGAAGTGGACAGATAACACTAGCTTGCTTGAATTATATCCTTAAGCAACAGGCATTGGTGATGAGAGATTCAACCGTTTCAGAAATATCGCTTGAGATTAATCAACGGGTTCAGGAATTCGAGTATATGGGCATTGGCACAGGGCAGGATTCAAACTTTGCTCGCCGTAGAGAGTTACTTGGCGAAATTAATTCCTTTTTGTTAAGGCTTGATGGCTATTTAAAGAAACTTAATACCATATCCGGATCGGGTGCTGTTCCCAAGAAATGA
- a CDS encoding bifunctional nuclease family protein has product MKKIQVDILGLSTSPHNQGAYALILFEIGGKRKLPIIIGGFEAQAIALKLENIKAPRPFTHDLIRSLTETFSITVSEVMIDELRNETFYAKVVCELSGMIHEIDARPSDAIALAVRCDAPIFVSEEVMNEAGIIDEKGESQSGFGIGVERKSGTPALTTPAPNTNKLDELNIQLKEAIQQEDYEKAARIRDEIKKLGGEAN; this is encoded by the coding sequence ATGAAGAAAATCCAAGTTGATATTTTGGGGCTTTCAACAAGCCCCCACAACCAAGGGGCTTATGCACTTATTTTATTTGAAATTGGAGGGAAAAGAAAACTCCCGATCATTATCGGCGGCTTTGAAGCTCAAGCAATCGCCTTGAAGCTTGAAAACATTAAAGCTCCTCGACCGTTCACACACGATTTAATTCGATCCTTAACGGAAACCTTCAGCATTACCGTTTCGGAGGTGATGATAGATGAACTTCGTAATGAAACATTTTACGCTAAAGTGGTTTGTGAACTTTCAGGAATGATTCATGAAATTGATGCTCGCCCAAGCGACGCAATCGCGCTTGCCGTTCGGTGCGACGCCCCAATTTTCGTTTCAGAAGAAGTCATGAACGAAGCAGGAATAATTGATGAAAAAGGAGAATCGCAATCAGGGTTTGGGATTGGCGTGGAGCGGAAATCAGGGACTCCGGCACTTACAACCCCTGCACCCAATACCAATAAACTTGACGAATTAAATATACAACTCAAAGAGGCGATTCAACAGGAAGATTACGAAAAAGCCGCCCGAATTCGAGATGAAATCAAAAAACTCGGTGGAGAAGCCAATTAA
- a CDS encoding GNAT family N-acetyltransferase, producing the protein MIRVVPYSPEYYELWENFVAESNNGTLFHRLKFLDYHPENRFAFHHLLFFQREKLVAVLPAALTEENTCLESPIGASYGGLVVKDMKYHEHEPIVDALTNYAVSSGLTKIRLTTAPFIYQKKLTQNLDYALAYKGYHFERHYISHAIPLEQTSDFTAHFSPTARRYIHQCERNQDLIVELAQNQKGFEEFYPILLENKARHNAKPTHTFEEILRLKEFFPNSIHLFLVRYKGKAIGGSLLFDSNEQVTLCFYNMLLYEFNYLHPIHYVMDKVTKWAIQRKFRYVDIGVSQNTAAENQMTPAYSLIEFKEKFCSTGILRSTFIKHFNNTDRSNKLW; encoded by the coding sequence ATGATTCGTGTCGTTCCTTACAGCCCGGAGTATTACGAACTTTGGGAAAATTTTGTCGCTGAGTCAAATAACGGTACCTTATTTCATCGACTTAAGTTTTTAGACTATCACCCCGAAAATCGTTTTGCGTTTCATCATTTGCTTTTCTTTCAAAGAGAAAAACTTGTTGCCGTTCTGCCCGCGGCTTTGACCGAAGAAAATACTTGCCTAGAGTCACCCATTGGGGCAAGTTACGGCGGGTTGGTGGTGAAGGATATGAAGTATCATGAGCACGAGCCGATTGTCGATGCTCTCACAAACTATGCGGTGAGTAGCGGGTTAACAAAGATTCGATTAACCACTGCACCCTTTATCTACCAAAAAAAACTGACCCAAAACCTCGATTATGCTTTGGCTTACAAAGGATATCACTTTGAGCGTCATTATATTTCTCATGCTATTCCCCTTGAGCAAACGTCTGACTTTACAGCGCATTTTTCACCAACAGCACGGCGCTATATTCATCAATGTGAGCGGAATCAAGACCTCATTGTTGAACTTGCTCAAAATCAAAAGGGATTTGAGGAGTTCTATCCAATTTTGCTCGAAAATAAGGCCCGACATAATGCAAAGCCCACCCACACTTTTGAAGAAATTTTAAGACTCAAAGAATTTTTCCCCAATTCCATTCACTTATTTTTGGTTCGCTATAAAGGAAAAGCGATCGGTGGCTCGTTGCTTTTTGATAGTAATGAACAGGTGACCCTTTGTTTTTACAATATGTTGCTTTACGAATTCAATTATCTACACCCGATCCACTATGTGATGGATAAAGTGACCAAGTGGGCAATTCAACGAAAATTTCGTTACGTTGATATTGGTGTTTCTCAAAATACCGCCGCAGAAAACCAAATGACACCGGCATATTCACTAATCGAATTCAAAGAAAAATTCTGCTCAACCGGAATACTCAGAAGCACATTTATCAAGCATTTTAATAACACTGACAGGAGTAACAAGTTATGGTAA
- a CDS encoding DUF4159 domain-containing protein has protein sequence MPNWGRFIIGFLLLLSLNVSLGLSQKIPSSFRIARLKYAGGGDWYNDPSAVPNLMRFIREKTGVVTPEKEETVDASSPQIFQYAVLFMTGHGNIKFSESELANLRAYLNAGGFIYADDDYGMDKSFRREMKRLLPESPLVEIPYTHPIYNKFYKFPNGLPKIHEHDGKAPVGMGAFIGNRMVIFYSYESNPSDGWADIDVHNDSPEKREEAFRIGTNIILFAISY, from the coding sequence ATGCCGAACTGGGGCCGCTTTATCATAGGTTTTCTGCTACTCTTGAGTCTCAATGTGAGTTTAGGGCTTTCCCAAAAAATACCTTCTTCATTTCGGATTGCTCGATTAAAGTATGCCGGTGGGGGCGATTGGTATAATGACCCCTCGGCAGTGCCAAATTTGATGCGATTTATCCGAGAAAAAACAGGTGTCGTTACGCCGGAAAAGGAAGAAACGGTCGATGCCTCAAGTCCGCAAATATTCCAATACGCCGTTCTCTTTATGACCGGGCACGGGAATATCAAATTTTCTGAATCTGAACTTGCTAATCTGCGTGCATACCTCAATGCAGGAGGGTTTATCTATGCCGATGACGATTACGGAATGGATAAGAGCTTTAGGCGTGAAATGAAACGGCTTCTTCCTGAAAGCCCTTTGGTTGAAATTCCTTACACTCACCCTATCTACAACAAGTTCTACAAGTTTCCGAACGGACTTCCGAAAATTCACGAGCACGACGGCAAAGCCCCCGTAGGAATGGGGGCTTTTATCGGAAATCGAATGGTGATTTTTTACTCGTATGAAAGTAACCCGAGTGACGGGTGGGCAGACATTGATGTTCATAACGACTCTCCCGAAAAGCGCGAAGAAGCCTTTCGAATAGGCACGAATATCATCCTCTTCGCGATTTCATACTAA
- a CDS encoding YciI family protein, whose protein sequence is MSDQKMFVAVGEYLKPLSEVEAHYSKHSEWLVRNYESGAFLASGRQFPPTGGLILAKASSLAQATTLFEEDPLVHLGIARYSLIEFTPGDFPRRSPEFDAFFKKAIK, encoded by the coding sequence ATGAGTGATCAAAAAATGTTTGTTGCCGTAGGCGAATATTTAAAACCACTTTCTGAGGTAGAAGCTCATTATTCAAAACATAGTGAGTGGCTTGTTAGAAATTATGAATCCGGTGCTTTTTTAGCATCGGGTCGCCAGTTTCCACCGACAGGAGGGTTAATTTTGGCGAAAGCCAGTTCTCTGGCCCAAGCAACCACACTTTTCGAAGAAGATCCCTTAGTCCATCTTGGAATTGCACGGTATTCGCTTATCGAATTTACGCCCGGAGACTTTCCTCGCCGCTCGCCGGAATTCGATGCATTTTTCAAAAAAGCCATTAAGTAA